In a genomic window of Thiolapillus brandeum:
- a CDS encoding flagellar motor protein MotB, whose product MSDNCEPVKCPEGIPMWVMTFADLMSLLLAFFVLLFSFSEMDAQKYKQVAGSMSEAFGVQRQVKVKDPPKGVNIIAREFSPGRAQETPLNQVRQSTADDYMQFPVLGKNNENKKSDLEKEGERIKVALKEEIEKGLIEVSIEDQKIVIRIQEKGSFPSGSAQMIEPFKDVIMKIKAAIQSSNGRIVVSGHTDNLPIHNSVFRSNWELSASRAVTVLHELSRNSNIGKERFEIKAYADTRPLVPNDTPANRAKNRRVEVAIVYGENKEIPTRPYSSLLNTEPDNIGKNQSAIETLTTDRK is encoded by the coding sequence ATGAGTGACAACTGTGAACCAGTAAAATGCCCTGAAGGCATTCCAATGTGGGTGATGACATTCGCAGATCTCATGTCATTGCTACTGGCTTTTTTCGTCCTGCTCTTTTCATTCTCCGAGATGGATGCTCAAAAATACAAACAGGTGGCCGGTTCCATGAGTGAAGCGTTTGGAGTTCAGCGGCAGGTAAAGGTCAAAGACCCTCCCAAGGGGGTCAATATCATCGCCAGGGAGTTCTCTCCTGGAAGGGCTCAGGAAACGCCTTTGAATCAGGTACGCCAATCCACCGCAGATGACTATATGCAGTTTCCCGTGTTGGGGAAAAACAACGAGAACAAGAAATCTGATCTTGAAAAAGAAGGCGAGAGAATAAAAGTTGCTTTAAAGGAAGAAATCGAAAAAGGATTGATCGAGGTGAGTATTGAAGACCAGAAAATCGTCATCCGCATTCAGGAGAAAGGTTCCTTCCCATCCGGTAGCGCTCAGATGATTGAGCCTTTCAAGGACGTAATCATGAAAATCAAGGCCGCTATTCAATCCAGCAATGGAAGGATCGTTGTTTCCGGGCACACTGACAATCTGCCCATCCACAACTCCGTATTCCGCTCGAACTGGGAATTGTCAGCATCCCGCGCTGTGACGGTGCTCCATGAGCTCAGCAGGAACAGCAACATAGGCAAGGAAAGGTTTGAAATCAAAGCCTATGCAGACACACGCCCTCTTGTGCCGAATGACACTCCGGCCAATCGCGCCAAGAATCGCCGTGTGGAAGTGGCTATCGTATATGGAGAAAACAAGGAAATACCCACCAGGCCCTATTCCTCTCTTCTCAATACGGAACCTGACAACATTGGCAAAAACCAATCCGCCATAGAGACACTGACAACCGACCGGAAGTAG
- a CDS encoding sigma-54 interaction domain-containing protein: MDRTLARSDSAATGGKDIDTASAEADREGHILIYTHDAPDAHNLEAVLDLFGFCPKKTFDLDQFKQELEDGSYLTVVITGNPSPSDQEKLAQIVQGSTSHILPIVLYDLPDKETDKLILAYPSHWITMSLPLVSSEFSDALERVKAYINDEPKSQASKRPSHLFRSLTGRSRAIQKIRHDIEMVGPTDATVLILGDSGTGKEVVARNIHYYSKRRGKAFVPVNCGAIPRDLLESELFGHKKGAFTGALTTRDGRFALAEGGTLFLDEIGEMPMDMQVKLLRVLEERTFEPVGDSRQVKADVRIIAATNCNLEHMVKEGEFREDLFFRLEVFPINLPALRERIEDLPLLIGQLNERLEYEKNCSVDFSVDALKALSEYSWPGNVRELANLIERMAIQYPNSQVQEYDLPPKYRGRNAAEDDDGLQLEFFAVSRMPDAQQQSESVTSIPRIPSQGLDLKSYISEIEIKLICQALEDTNGVIAHAAKLLGLRRTTLTEKMRKYGISRPKLG, encoded by the coding sequence ATGGATCGTACGTTGGCCAGATCGGATTCTGCTGCAACAGGCGGAAAAGATATCGATACAGCAAGTGCGGAGGCTGACAGGGAAGGGCACATTCTTATCTACACCCATGATGCCCCGGATGCGCATAATCTGGAGGCTGTGCTTGATTTATTTGGATTTTGTCCCAAAAAAACTTTTGATTTGGATCAGTTCAAACAGGAACTGGAAGATGGGAGCTATCTGACGGTTGTCATTACCGGCAATCCTTCACCATCCGATCAGGAAAAACTTGCCCAGATTGTGCAAGGCAGTACTTCCCATATTCTGCCAATTGTCCTGTATGATCTCCCTGACAAGGAGACCGATAAGCTGATACTCGCCTATCCCTCTCACTGGATCACTATGTCGCTGCCCTTGGTCAGCAGTGAATTCTCCGATGCATTGGAGCGTGTGAAGGCCTATATCAACGATGAGCCGAAGTCTCAGGCATCGAAAAGGCCATCTCATTTGTTTCGCAGCCTGACCGGGCGCAGCCGAGCAATTCAGAAGATTCGTCACGATATCGAGATGGTTGGACCGACAGATGCCACTGTCCTGATATTGGGTGATTCTGGTACCGGCAAGGAAGTTGTGGCTCGTAACATTCATTATTATTCCAAGCGCAGAGGAAAGGCATTTGTGCCTGTCAATTGTGGCGCTATTCCCAGGGATCTTCTGGAATCTGAACTGTTTGGACACAAGAAGGGTGCGTTTACGGGGGCTTTGACGACCAGAGACGGGCGTTTCGCACTTGCTGAAGGGGGCACGTTGTTCCTGGATGAGATTGGTGAAATGCCCATGGATATGCAGGTCAAACTCTTGCGAGTACTGGAAGAACGAACTTTCGAGCCTGTTGGAGACTCTCGGCAGGTCAAGGCGGATGTGCGTATCATAGCCGCGACGAACTGTAATCTTGAACACATGGTGAAGGAAGGCGAGTTCCGTGAGGATCTTTTCTTCCGGCTCGAGGTATTTCCCATCAACCTGCCTGCCTTGCGCGAACGCATAGAAGATCTCCCTCTATTGATCGGGCAACTCAATGAACGCCTGGAATATGAAAAAAACTGCTCTGTTGATTTTTCCGTAGATGCTCTGAAGGCCTTGTCCGAATATTCATGGCCGGGGAATGTACGAGAATTGGCAAATCTCATAGAACGTATGGCCATTCAGTATCCCAATAGCCAAGTGCAGGAATATGATTTGCCACCAAAATATCGTGGGCGCAATGCTGCTGAAGATGATGACGGTTTGCAGCTGGAGTTTTTTGCTGTATCCCGAATGCCGGACGCACAACAGCAATCCGAGTCGGTCACTTCCATACCACGAATCCCTTCCCAGGGCCTGGATTTGAAATCCTATATTTCGGAAATTGAAATCAAACTGATTTGCCAGGCATTGGAAGACACGAATGGCGTGATTGCGCATGCTGCCAAGCTGCTGGGTTTGCGTAGAACCACTCTGACAGAGAAAATGCGTAAATACGGGATAAGTCGGCCCAAGCTTGGCTGA
- a CDS encoding flagellar hook assembly protein FlgD, whose product MISETSNSSQASLQSIPETSGRSRSDMGQADFIALMLAQMKNQDPTKPLDPNEFMGQLAQFSTVNGIQELKQSFDSLASVMVSDQSIKAAGLVGHSVMVPGNSGFLETGGAISGQALLDSSVTDLNIKIYDQQGALVRTIPMSAQAAGRVSFKWDGFMDSGDPAPPGNYKIVAEVQVNDTVQEAALEIRTQVESVSLNPYNGGILLNLDNGSTVPWESIQTIL is encoded by the coding sequence ATGATCAGTGAAACCTCAAATTCCAGCCAAGCTTCATTGCAGTCGATTCCGGAAACCAGTGGGCGTTCAAGGTCGGATATGGGACAGGCGGATTTTATTGCGCTCATGCTGGCGCAGATGAAAAACCAGGATCCCACCAAACCGTTGGATCCCAATGAGTTCATGGGGCAACTGGCACAGTTTTCCACGGTCAATGGTATACAGGAACTCAAGCAGTCTTTTGATTCTCTGGCATCTGTAATGGTGTCAGATCAGTCGATCAAGGCTGCCGGACTGGTTGGACACAGCGTGATGGTTCCGGGCAACAGTGGCTTCCTGGAGACTGGCGGAGCCATTTCAGGACAGGCACTCCTTGATAGCAGTGTTACCGACCTGAATATCAAGATATACGACCAACAGGGCGCGTTGGTGCGAACTATTCCCATGTCAGCACAGGCTGCGGGACGCGTCTCGTTTAAGTGGGATGGATTCATGGATAGCGGTGATCCGGCACCACCTGGCAACTACAAGATCGTCGCCGAGGTGCAGGTAAACGATACAGTGCAGGAAGCTGCGCTTGAAATACGCACCCAGGTGGAGAGTGTAAGTCTCAATCCCTATAACGGGGGCATTCTACTGAATCTGGACAATGGCTCTACCGTGCCATGGGAATCGATCCAGACCATTCTGTAA
- the flgA gene encoding flagellar basal body P-ring formation chaperone FlgA, producing MPFFASEASADDDPRFQSHQSILSLARDFIEDYSKSINGESIDIKVGRLDPRLHLHRCDHELEAYLPAGGRTMGNLTVGVRCTGSKPWSLYVPVTIKVFGDVVVTAKALPRNTALDQSLLKVARRNLAKLPQGYFVDPGKLIGMKLKRNMSAGQPLTPATVKAQTVIKRGQQVMLISGSQGVSVRMQGKALSKGALGDLIRVRNLSSKHIVEGTVTADGEVLVGTYHQ from the coding sequence TTGCCCTTCTTTGCAAGTGAAGCCTCCGCCGATGATGACCCCCGGTTTCAGAGTCATCAGAGCATTCTCTCTCTGGCCAGGGACTTCATAGAGGACTACAGCAAGAGCATCAATGGTGAATCCATCGACATCAAGGTCGGCAGGCTGGATCCACGGCTCCATCTGCACAGGTGCGACCATGAGCTTGAGGCATATCTTCCTGCCGGAGGCAGAACCATGGGTAACCTGACCGTTGGTGTCCGCTGCACAGGATCCAAACCATGGAGCCTTTATGTTCCCGTCACGATAAAGGTATTCGGAGATGTCGTGGTTACTGCCAAAGCCCTGCCAAGAAATACCGCACTGGATCAGTCACTTCTCAAGGTAGCCAGACGAAACCTCGCAAAACTTCCTCAAGGTTACTTTGTGGATCCCGGCAAGCTCATAGGAATGAAGCTGAAACGAAACATGAGCGCCGGGCAACCGCTGACCCCTGCAACGGTAAAAGCACAGACAGTCATCAAACGTGGCCAACAGGTCATGCTTATATCAGGCTCCCAAGGAGTGTCAGTACGCATGCAAGGCAAGGCCTTGTCCAAAGGCGCCTTAGGCGACCTGATACGGGTCAGGAATCTTTCATCCAAACACATCGTGGAAGGAACTGTTACGGCTGACGGGGAGGTGCTCGTAGGGACATACCACCAGTGA
- a CDS encoding LysR family transcriptional regulator — protein MMDLNNLRAFLAVAETGSFSQAAKRLHLTQPAVSKRIALLEDELGLLLFDRIGRHSRLTHAGGVLLPRARELILKAQDLKNQATSLTQKVSGPLTLGTSHHIGLHRLPDVLRHYRKDFPDVQLDIHFMDSEEACRAVDKGELEMAIVTLPSETPPNLRTRKLWRDELCFVTAPVHELAGRKRVSLKQLTQYPAVLPGPTTFTRAILEKALLKHGLTISLGMSTNYMETLKMLTEINLGWSLLPRIMLTRAKLKILPVKLQLTRSLGLVTHKERILSNPAKAMVSCLP, from the coding sequence ATGATGGATCTCAACAATCTCCGGGCCTTTTTGGCCGTAGCGGAAACAGGGTCATTCTCCCAGGCCGCCAAACGCCTGCATTTGACACAGCCTGCTGTAAGCAAACGCATCGCCCTCCTGGAGGATGAGTTGGGACTTCTGTTGTTCGACCGAATCGGCCGCCATAGCCGTCTTACCCACGCAGGAGGCGTTCTGCTACCCAGAGCCCGGGAGTTGATACTGAAGGCACAAGACCTGAAAAACCAGGCCACTAGTCTTACACAGAAGGTATCAGGCCCTCTGACCCTGGGTACCAGTCATCATATCGGCCTGCATCGGCTGCCCGATGTACTGCGCCATTACCGGAAAGACTTCCCTGACGTGCAACTCGACATCCATTTTATGGATTCTGAAGAAGCCTGCCGGGCAGTGGACAAGGGTGAATTGGAAATGGCCATAGTAACCCTTCCATCGGAAACCCCGCCCAACCTGCGTACCCGTAAACTCTGGAGGGATGAATTGTGCTTTGTCACCGCCCCTGTACACGAGCTTGCCGGCAGAAAACGGGTTTCCCTGAAACAACTGACACAATATCCAGCCGTGCTCCCTGGCCCTACCACCTTTACCCGGGCCATACTGGAGAAGGCCCTACTCAAGCACGGTCTCACAATCTCTCTGGGCATGTCCACAAATTACATGGAAACTCTGAAGATGCTTACTGAAATCAATTTGGGGTGGAGCCTTCTGCCAAGAATCATGTTGACCCGGGCCAAGCTCAAGATATTGCCTGTAAAACTGCAGCTTACGCGTTCCCTGGGGCTGGTCACACACAAGGAACGCATTCTGTCCAATCCCGCGAAGGCAATGGTGTCATGCCTGCCTTGA
- the pomA gene encoding flagellar motor protein PomA yields the protein MDLATLIGLIGALATIAVSIMLGGDFGMFVNVPGLMIVVGGTLMVTLMKFPLSLTFGAFKVAGKAFIYKSQKPQDIIEQSVDLANIARKEGLLGLEQVEVENKFLKKGIELLVDGHDSDFVRKILGQDINLAIERNEDGINIFKAIGDVAPAMGMIGTLIGLVQMMSNMDDPKALGPAMAVALLTTFYGAVIANALALPIADKLTHRNKEERINKSMILESVSAIQEGLNPRVIEGMLQNYLPDGESSDKAA from the coding sequence ATGGATCTGGCAACCCTGATAGGACTTATTGGCGCTCTGGCCACAATAGCCGTCTCAATAATGCTGGGCGGTGATTTCGGTATGTTTGTCAATGTTCCTGGCCTGATGATCGTCGTTGGCGGAACGCTCATGGTAACCCTGATGAAATTTCCGCTCTCTCTGACTTTTGGCGCATTCAAGGTGGCAGGAAAAGCATTTATCTACAAATCACAGAAACCCCAGGACATTATCGAGCAAAGTGTGGATCTGGCCAATATAGCCCGTAAGGAAGGCCTGCTTGGACTGGAACAGGTCGAAGTGGAAAACAAGTTTTTGAAAAAAGGCATCGAACTCCTCGTGGACGGCCATGATTCCGATTTTGTAAGGAAGATTCTGGGACAGGACATAAATCTTGCCATCGAGCGAAATGAAGATGGCATCAATATTTTCAAGGCCATTGGTGATGTGGCTCCTGCCATGGGCATGATCGGAACGCTCATCGGTCTGGTGCAAATGATGTCCAACATGGACGATCCCAAAGCATTGGGACCCGCCATGGCCGTTGCCCTTCTGACCACTTTCTACGGAGCAGTCATTGCCAATGCCCTGGCTTTGCCCATTGCAGACAAGCTTACCCATAGAAACAAGGAAGAGAGGATAAACAAATCCATGATCCTTGAAAGCGTAAGTGCAATACAGGAAGGACTTAACCCCAGGGTCATCGAAGGCATGTTGCAGAACTATCTTCCCGATGGAGAAAGTTCTGACAAGGCAGCATGA
- a CDS encoding PilZ domain-containing protein, whose translation MKPSCSNIPERRSFLRVEYEVILRYHKVTDLQALAGTGDSASDIDRFTIKSQFFAIDQRIRPVRSKLEQQSTELAAYLKALDEKLDLLADLTFQTKHELQDEPARQIDLSAGGTSFHVKKPLELGTLLELWLLLLPSNTGIVTYANVVYCKRSESAEYDQYPYKVGVEFRNMREEDKDLIICHVLKKEAHERRRLARQKEQPNGS comes from the coding sequence ATGAAACCATCATGCAGCAACATTCCGGAGCGACGCAGTTTTCTCCGCGTAGAATACGAGGTAATACTGAGGTATCACAAAGTAACGGATCTTCAGGCCCTGGCTGGTACCGGTGACTCTGCATCAGACATTGACAGATTCACCATCAAGTCACAATTCTTTGCCATAGACCAGAGAATTCGTCCGGTTCGCAGCAAGTTGGAACAGCAATCGACGGAACTGGCAGCATACCTGAAGGCTCTCGATGAGAAACTGGATCTGCTTGCCGACCTCACCTTTCAGACAAAACATGAGCTGCAGGACGAGCCTGCTCGTCAAATAGACCTTAGTGCAGGAGGCACATCCTTTCATGTAAAGAAACCACTGGAACTGGGTACACTACTGGAACTGTGGTTACTCTTGCTGCCATCCAATACCGGGATCGTAACCTACGCAAATGTGGTGTATTGCAAACGCAGTGAATCTGCAGAATATGATCAGTATCCCTATAAAGTGGGCGTGGAATTCAGGAACATGCGTGAAGAAGACAAGGATCTGATCATATGCCATGTCCTGAAAAAGGAAGCCCATGAACGCAGGCGTCTCGCCCGGCAAAAGGAGCAGCCAAATGGATCATAG
- the flgC gene encoding flagellar basal body rod protein FlgC, producing the protein MALYDVFSISGSALSAQSVRLNTVSSNLANADSASNSPEQAYRARQPVFAAILSTVDANQASVGVRVAGIVESQEEIPREYMPGNPLADRDGYVYKSNVNTVEEMANMISASRSYQNNIEVLNTSKQLLLKTLNLGR; encoded by the coding sequence ATGGCTCTATATGATGTTTTCTCTATTTCCGGGTCTGCGCTCAGTGCCCAGTCCGTGCGTCTAAATACCGTTTCCAGCAACCTGGCCAATGCGGATTCCGCGAGTAACAGCCCGGAGCAAGCCTACCGGGCACGCCAGCCCGTATTTGCTGCCATTCTGTCCACCGTTGACGCCAATCAGGCTTCGGTTGGTGTAAGGGTGGCGGGGATCGTGGAAAGCCAGGAGGAGATTCCACGTGAATACATGCCTGGCAATCCTTTGGCTGATCGGGATGGCTATGTTTACAAATCCAATGTCAATACCGTAGAAGAGATGGCCAATATGATCTCCGCGTCTCGTTCTTACCAGAACAATATCGAGGTTTTGAATACCTCCAAACAGCTCCTGTTGAAAACCCTGAACCTGGGACGTTGA
- the flgM gene encoding flagellar biosynthesis anti-sigma factor FlgM: MSIDINNLGTTTAPSPGDSNRVGSSEANSADAQKASGKSSVSDTVSLSETAIRLGQLGVAVENQPVVDTKRVEQVKQAIMDGSYTVDPARIAEKMIDLDMALKPKD, encoded by the coding sequence ATGTCTATTGATATCAATAACCTGGGCACGACCACCGCTCCCAGCCCCGGTGATTCCAACCGCGTTGGGAGCAGCGAAGCAAATTCAGCAGATGCCCAAAAAGCATCCGGAAAATCTTCTGTCAGTGATACCGTGAGTTTGTCAGAAACAGCCATTCGCCTGGGACAACTGGGAGTTGCCGTGGAAAACCAACCTGTAGTGGACACCAAGAGAGTAGAGCAGGTCAAGCAGGCGATCATGGATGGTTCCTACACTGTGGATCCAGCACGAATCGCGGAAAAAATGATAGACCTTGACATGGCACTGAAACCAAAAGACTGA
- a CDS encoding sensor domain-containing diguanylate cyclase, which yields MSRTNKNRKAANRQVISLEISPVPREPEQDQSTQDDIQYFQEILTRLTFAANGWDKELDHLLIPLQKQLRSSSSLPDLKEISEKLYLFLVQAKKNKPALNEQIGEVLSGFLERLSIPPKLQGSFQEALKSTSKARTNEEIAMALEACLPVLNEALQSRGQKPVPEAPRPKGLFSSLFKGGERNEEPGNGDSDLLAEIQEKLLKLLDDLCTPTELEDQVDDLKEILEDNFRLENIAQVIAGISRLVHDIRGAVNRERRGLEDFLEQLMTRLSLIDSTLAETNESNHLIYECHHQLEENIEEQACSIESQATTATDLGQLKLLLKDRVTAIRNHMEEYRCQEKELIQAAEEKAERLAQRLNELETETDELRKKVSTHSLQALTDTLTGIPNRYAYEEKLNHEYNRWKRYHQPLSLMVVDIDNFKHINDKYGHRAGDKALRIIANQLQKMTRKTDLIARYGGDEFVLLLPETTAKGAMHIAEKLLDTIQTCAFHFRDKKVTITISCGISEFRDGDTPADAFERADQALYKSKHKGRNQSHAG from the coding sequence ATGTCCAGAACAAACAAAAACAGAAAGGCAGCCAACAGGCAAGTCATATCACTTGAAATCTCTCCGGTACCCAGGGAACCAGAGCAAGACCAGAGTACGCAAGACGATATTCAGTACTTCCAGGAGATCCTTACCCGATTGACCTTTGCTGCCAATGGCTGGGACAAGGAACTCGATCACCTCCTGATACCTCTGCAAAAACAACTCCGAAGCAGCTCCAGCCTGCCGGATCTCAAGGAGATATCAGAAAAGCTGTACCTGTTTCTGGTGCAAGCCAAAAAAAACAAACCCGCCCTGAATGAACAGATAGGCGAAGTATTGTCCGGCTTCCTGGAACGTTTGAGCATACCGCCAAAACTACAGGGAAGCTTTCAGGAAGCTCTCAAGAGCACCTCCAAAGCCCGTACCAACGAAGAAATAGCAATGGCTCTGGAAGCTTGCCTGCCAGTTCTCAATGAAGCCCTTCAATCAAGAGGCCAGAAACCGGTTCCTGAGGCACCCCGCCCAAAGGGGCTTTTTTCCTCTCTCTTCAAAGGCGGAGAACGCAACGAGGAACCCGGGAATGGGGATTCTGACTTGCTGGCGGAAATTCAGGAGAAACTCCTCAAGCTTCTGGATGATCTGTGTACGCCCACTGAGCTTGAAGACCAGGTCGATGATCTAAAGGAAATCCTGGAGGACAATTTCCGCCTGGAAAACATAGCGCAGGTAATTGCCGGCATAAGCCGTCTTGTCCATGACATACGTGGCGCGGTCAACCGCGAAAGGCGGGGATTGGAAGACTTTCTGGAACAGCTCATGACAAGGTTGTCACTGATCGACAGTACGCTGGCAGAAACGAATGAAAGCAATCATCTCATTTATGAATGCCATCACCAGCTCGAAGAGAACATAGAAGAACAGGCATGCAGTATCGAATCTCAAGCAACTACTGCGACTGATCTTGGACAGTTGAAACTGTTGCTGAAGGATCGTGTGACCGCAATACGTAACCACATGGAAGAGTACCGTTGTCAGGAAAAGGAACTGATTCAAGCTGCTGAAGAAAAAGCAGAACGCCTGGCACAACGTCTCAACGAGCTTGAGACCGAAACCGATGAGTTACGCAAAAAGGTCAGCACCCATTCACTACAGGCCCTGACAGACACCCTGACAGGGATACCGAATCGATATGCCTACGAAGAAAAGCTGAATCACGAGTACAACCGCTGGAAGCGCTATCATCAGCCCCTTTCCCTGATGGTTGTGGATATCGACAACTTCAAACATATCAATGACAAATACGGCCATCGTGCAGGCGACAAGGCACTCAGAATAATTGCCAATCAATTGCAGAAGATGACTCGAAAAACCGATCTTATCGCCCGCTATGGAGGCGACGAATTTGTATTGTTGCTGCCGGAAACCACCGCCAAGGGAGCCATGCACATCGCCGAAAAACTGCTGGATACCATCCAGACCTGTGCTTTTCACTTCCGGGACAAGAAAGTCACCATAACCATTTCCTGTGGCATAAGCGAATTCAGGGATGGGGATACCCCCGCAGACGCCTTTGAGCGGGCGGACCAGGCGTTATACAAGTCCAAACACAAGGGACGCAACCAGTCTCACGCGGGATAG
- the flgB gene encoding flagellar basal body rod protein FlgB, whose protein sequence is MPLSFDSALGIHARALAVRGRRTELLASNIANADTPGYKARDMDFRAVLSQAGTSIHKGMRATQKGHMVSGEDASSGPLLYRVPLHPSLDGNTVDGQLEKAAFAENALRYQASLTFLDQKFKGLIGALKGE, encoded by the coding sequence ATGCCGCTATCATTCGATTCTGCTCTGGGAATACATGCCAGGGCCCTTGCTGTTCGTGGCAGGCGCACAGAGCTATTGGCCTCCAATATCGCCAATGCCGATACTCCCGGGTACAAAGCAAGGGATATGGACTTCCGTGCTGTGTTGTCGCAGGCAGGAACAAGTATCCACAAAGGAATGCGGGCCACCCAGAAAGGGCATATGGTTTCCGGGGAGGATGCTTCTTCCGGACCTCTTCTTTACCGGGTTCCACTACATCCGTCTCTCGATGGGAATACCGTGGATGGCCAGCTCGAAAAGGCGGCATTTGCGGAAAACGCCTTGCGATATCAAGCCAGTCTGACCTTTCTTGATCAAAAGTTCAAAGGGCTGATTGGCGCCCTCAAGGGAGAATAA
- a CDS encoding flagella synthesis protein FlgN, which produces MMQSRCSTNPAAEIQRVLQAEHEAMEKLQQVLDRETRLLASGNDMEQLSQLVSRKNLLAVELRKLNEKREQLFAIAQSNSASADFESFLIEKDESGALLLLWQKLLSLTAICQEINQMNGAIINLNEQHVRQAISLLRSGSLSESNYDANGSTTRSKSSRFLGQA; this is translated from the coding sequence ATGATGCAAAGCAGATGTAGCACCAATCCAGCCGCTGAGATTCAACGCGTGCTGCAGGCAGAACATGAGGCCATGGAAAAACTCCAACAGGTTCTGGACAGGGAAACCCGTCTTCTTGCCTCAGGCAACGACATGGAGCAGTTGTCACAGCTTGTTTCCAGAAAAAACCTGTTAGCAGTTGAACTCAGGAAATTGAATGAAAAAAGAGAGCAATTGTTTGCCATCGCACAAAGCAACTCAGCCAGCGCCGACTTCGAATCCTTTCTGATAGAGAAAGATGAAAGCGGCGCCCTGCTCCTCCTGTGGCAAAAACTTTTGTCACTGACTGCAATCTGCCAGGAAATCAATCAGATGAACGGAGCCATCATCAATCTGAATGAGCAACATGTGCGGCAGGCCATCAGCCTGTTGCGAAGCGGAAGTCTCTCAGAATCCAATTATGACGCAAACGGCAGCACCACAAGATCCAAATCATCCCGCTTTCTGGGACAGGCCTGA